In Chloroflexota bacterium, a genomic segment contains:
- a CDS encoding DUF4445 domain-containing protein encodes MAEHKITFDIAKEPVIAPTGMLISEAAAQAGVEINQPCGGQGRCGRCAVRVETGAVRRRSSLRLSAEDVENGYALACQTVVEGDVSIEVPPQEKIERRLTTDRTVGDVAVPDGYDPLKAQTIRRLNLTLTPPSMDDQSDDWSRLQTAARKQYGIAPLHVSLHTLRNMGTVLREGDWEVTAVVNTVTWDDTETPNKLLSLRPGHTPEDTPLWGAAVDIGTTTVSVWLVDLLTGKVRAQVAEYNQQISRGEDVISRIIVAGKEGGGEKMRDLVVGTINDLIERACKRVKTEPREIMKATIAGNSTMIHLLLGIPAVSIRLSPFVTGVNHIPALKAADVGINTHPRAVVDCLPGVASYVGADISAGVLSSGMDDAEEVLLFLDVGTNGETVFGSKDWLVTCACSAGPAFEGAGVLHGMRATKGAIEEIWVNGDTYDPSFRVIGGVKPTGLCGSGLIALLAEMFLTGVVDKGGSINTKLDSPRVRKGDHGSEYVIAWASESAIDEDIVITNVDIDNLLRAKAAIYAGFSVLADSVGIPLDMAAKVLIGGSFGKYINVEKAVEIGLLPDVPWDRFDFLGNTSVRGAYLALIDHTMRRRITDIAARMTYIELSADNSFYDAFMSALFLPHTDMSLFPTIAKAMERS; translated from the coding sequence ATGGCTGAACACAAAATAACCTTCGACATTGCCAAAGAACCAGTCATCGCCCCCACCGGGATGCTTATTTCTGAAGCCGCGGCGCAGGCAGGCGTTGAAATCAACCAACCCTGCGGTGGGCAAGGCCGCTGTGGACGCTGCGCGGTGCGTGTGGAAACAGGCGCAGTTCGCCGACGCAGTTCGCTGCGGCTCTCTGCCGAAGATGTCGAAAATGGGTATGCCCTGGCCTGCCAGACAGTTGTCGAGGGCGATGTTAGCATTGAGGTGCCGCCGCAAGAGAAAATTGAACGGCGGCTGACCACCGATCGCACCGTAGGCGATGTGGCTGTGCCTGATGGTTATGATCCCCTTAAGGCGCAAACTATTCGCCGTCTGAATCTCACCCTCACGCCCCCCAGCATGGACGACCAGTCTGATGACTGGAGCAGGCTGCAAACCGCCGCCCGCAAGCAATACGGTATTGCGCCTTTGCATGTTTCTTTACATACATTGCGCAATATGGGTACAGTGCTGCGTGAAGGTGATTGGGAAGTCACCGCGGTGGTGAACACCGTTACCTGGGATGATACCGAAACCCCCAACAAATTATTAAGTTTGCGCCCCGGCCACACCCCCGAAGATACCCCACTTTGGGGCGCGGCAGTGGATATTGGCACCACCACCGTTTCGGTTTGGCTGGTGGATTTGCTCACGGGGAAAGTGCGTGCTCAGGTCGCCGAATATAACCAGCAAATTTCGCGCGGCGAAGATGTAATTTCACGCATCATTGTCGCCGGAAAAGAAGGCGGCGGTGAAAAGATGCGTGATCTGGTGGTGGGCACCATCAATGATCTAATTGAACGCGCCTGTAAACGCGTCAAGACCGAACCCCGAGAGATTATGAAAGCCACCATTGCCGGGAATAGCACCATGATTCACCTGTTGCTGGGTATTCCGGCGGTCAGTATTCGCCTGTCGCCCTTTGTCACAGGGGTTAATCACATCCCCGCGTTGAAAGCCGCGGATGTGGGGATCAACACGCACCCGCGCGCCGTCGTCGATTGCCTGCCCGGTGTAGCCAGCTACGTCGGCGCCGACATCAGCGCTGGTGTGCTTTCCTCGGGGATGGACGATGCCGAAGAAGTGTTGCTCTTTTTGGATGTTGGCACCAATGGAGAAACGGTATTCGGCTCCAAAGATTGGCTGGTCACTTGCGCTTGCTCGGCGGGGCCTGCCTTTGAGGGGGCTGGCGTACTCCACGGGATGCGCGCCACCAAAGGTGCTATCGAAGAAATTTGGGTAAATGGCGATACGTATGATCCATCTTTCCGCGTGATTGGCGGGGTAAAACCCACCGGTCTGTGTGGCAGTGGCCTGATCGCCCTGTTGGCCGAGATGTTCCTCACCGGTGTCGTCGACAAAGGTGGCAGTATCAACACCAAATTGGATTCGCCACGCGTGCGCAAAGGCGATCATGGCAGCGAATATGTGATTGCCTGGGCCAGCGAAAGCGCCATTGATGAAGACATCGTCATCACTAATGTGGATATCGACAATCTCTTGCGCGCCAAAGCCGCCATCTACGCCGGGTTTAGTGTGCTGGCCGATAGCGTCGGCATCCCCTTGGATATGGCCGCAAAAGTTCTCATCGGTGGTTCATTTGGCAAATATATTAACGTGGAAAAAGCCGTCGAAATTGGGCTGCTCCCCGATGTCCCCTGGGATCGTTTTGACTTTTTAGGCAATACCTCAGTGCGCGGCGCTTATCTGGCGCTGATTGACCATACAATGCGCCGCCGCATCACCGATATAGCAGCCCGCATGACCTATATCGAACTTTCTGCCGACAACTCGTTCTACGATGCCTTTATGTCGGCCCTATTCCTGCCGCATACCGATATGAGTCTGTTCCCAACGATTGCGAAGGCGATGGAACGCTCTTAA
- the msrA gene encoding peptide-methionine (S)-S-oxide reductase MsrA has product MSKELATLGGGCFWCLEPLFAELRGVDAVTSGYSGGAANASYEEVCSGSTGHAEVVQIAFDPQMIGFDDLLRVFFTVHDPTTPNRQGADVGTQYRSAVFYHSEAQREITEQVMAEIEAQKIWPAPLVTELTPFDEFFPAEAYHQDYYARNPNQGYCRVVIAPKVAKFRKLYAEQLKV; this is encoded by the coding sequence ATGTCGAAAGAACTTGCTACTTTAGGTGGGGGTTGTTTTTGGTGTCTTGAACCGCTTTTCGCTGAATTGCGCGGCGTAGACGCGGTGACATCTGGCTATTCGGGCGGAGCGGCTAATGCCAGCTACGAAGAAGTTTGCTCTGGAAGCACGGGTCACGCCGAAGTGGTGCAGATTGCCTTTGATCCGCAGATGATTGGCTTTGATGATTTATTGCGCGTATTTTTCACCGTGCATGATCCGACCACGCCCAACCGCCAGGGCGCCGATGTAGGCACGCAATATCGCTCGGCGGTTTTCTATCACAGTGAAGCGCAACGCGAAATTACAGAACAGGTGATGGCGGAAATTGAAGCGCAAAAAATTTGGCCTGCTCCACTGGTGACCGAATTAACCCCCTTTGATGAGTTTTTTCCGGCGGAAGCGTACCATCAAGATTATTATGCGCGCAATCCTAACCAGGGCTATTGTCGGGTGGTGATTGCCCCCAAGGTGGCGAAATTTCGCAAACTGTATGCAGAACAATTGAAAGTATAA
- a CDS encoding DUF3786 domain-containing protein, which translates to MSDKKVWLLGEPLLEDAAPNPLAERADEMRAELQNMNPERVALRTGAIYTPAGDTRGAFKLTLWDKEVLFAFPAFSATDAHNGAELNPFDQTMLLYYFHLSDGTPQSGTWIAFTELPDGKFYTQAFQGYTGQALTQAFGNDTDAFSQAAEQLNGRREFFGNLAYSFQVLPRLSLMVACWLGDEDFPASYRVLFDASAGHHLTTDACAILGSQLTQMLIKAR; encoded by the coding sequence ATGAGCGACAAAAAAGTCTGGTTATTGGGGGAACCGCTTCTCGAAGATGCTGCGCCAAACCCGTTAGCAGAGCGGGCGGATGAAATGCGTGCCGAATTGCAGAATATGAACCCGGAGCGGGTTGCCTTGCGAACGGGCGCCATCTACACCCCCGCGGGAGATACGCGCGGGGCGTTCAAGTTGACTCTGTGGGATAAAGAAGTCTTGTTCGCCTTTCCAGCGTTTTCAGCCACAGATGCCCACAATGGCGCAGAACTCAACCCTTTCGACCAGACCATGCTGCTGTACTATTTCCATCTTTCCGATGGCACGCCGCAATCGGGTACCTGGATTGCATTTACCGAGTTGCCAGATGGAAAATTTTACACGCAGGCTTTTCAGGGATACACTGGTCAGGCATTGACACAGGCATTTGGTAACGACACCGATGCGTTTTCGCAAGCTGCGGAGCAATTGAATGGTCGGCGTGAATTTTTTGGCAATCTGGCGTATTCGTTTCAGGTATTGCCGCGCTTGTCGCTAATGGTGGCCTGCTGGCTGGGCGATGAAGATTTTCCCGCTTCGTATCGCGTTTTATTTGATGCCTCCGCCGGGCATCATCTCACTACCGATGCTTGCGCGATTTTGGGCAGCCAGTTAACGCAAATGCTGATAAAAGCAAGGTGA
- a CDS encoding dihydropteroate synthase codes for MYIIGENIHIISPAVKEALKNRDREYFKEAALKQVEAGAQCVDLNLGPRKKDWEEVFPWMVETVETVVDVPLCIDTTNVNGMEAALKKITKAQPILNSTSAEPERLEKVPALAKKYNAQMIALTMLKSGIPVGADERVTIALEHLIPRCLELDFPIGDLIIDPLVLTVSGCQEYCPELIEAVRTIQFAWDPPPKISVGLSNVSNAVPHKNRPLINSVYCAMVMGAGLQMMIANPLEKELMDVIRIVETRDESTPLAKLYLTINDRVANMEYPTIDDVDTSDPEQMAVWKTVQILLNQVIYADSYLEQ; via the coding sequence ATGTACATAATCGGCGAAAATATCCACATCATTTCCCCAGCGGTCAAAGAGGCGCTGAAGAACCGCGATCGCGAATATTTCAAGGAAGCGGCGCTGAAGCAAGTGGAGGCTGGCGCCCAGTGTGTGGACCTCAACCTAGGGCCGCGCAAAAAAGATTGGGAAGAAGTTTTCCCCTGGATGGTTGAAACCGTGGAAACTGTGGTGGATGTGCCCCTGTGCATTGATACCACCAATGTCAACGGCATGGAAGCCGCCCTTAAGAAAATTACCAAAGCCCAGCCGATTCTAAACTCCACCTCCGCAGAGCCGGAACGTCTCGAAAAAGTGCCCGCATTGGCGAAGAAATACAATGCTCAAATGATCGCCCTGACGATGCTAAAAAGCGGCATCCCCGTGGGCGCTGATGAGCGCGTAACCATTGCCCTCGAGCATCTCATCCCGCGCTGCCTGGAACTGGATTTCCCAATTGGCGATTTGATTATTGATCCATTGGTGCTGACGGTCTCCGGCTGCCAGGAATACTGCCCGGAGCTGATCGAAGCTGTGCGCACGATTCAGTTTGCTTGGGACCCTCCCCCAAAGATTTCGGTTGGACTCTCGAATGTCTCCAACGCGGTGCCGCACAAAAACCGACCGTTAATCAACAGCGTGTACTGTGCCATGGTGATGGGTGCCGGTTTACAGATGATGATCGCCAACCCACTGGAGAAAGAGTTGATGGATGTCATCCGCATTGTGGAGACTCGCGATGAGAGCACCCCATTGGCGAAACTATACCTCACCATTAATGATCGGGTTGCCAATATGGAATATCCCACCATTGACGATGTAGATACGAGTGATCCCGAGCAAATGGCTGTCTGGAAGACAGTACAAATTTTGCTCAATCAGGTTATCTACGCCGATTCGTATCTGGAGCAATAG
- a CDS encoding Lrp/AsnC ligand binding domain-containing protein codes for MKAYVLISVRTGDLHAVVRHLRSVDGVVEASMTFGPYDAVATVEAESVESIGKILYSQIQPIPGILETLTCLAVNME; via the coding sequence ATGAAGGCATATGTTTTGATTTCTGTCCGCACAGGCGATTTGCATGCTGTGGTGCGTCACCTGCGCAGCGTTGACGGGGTTGTGGAAGCCAGCATGACCTTTGGCCCTTATGACGCTGTTGCCACGGTTGAAGCCGAAAGCGTTGAGAGCATCGGCAAAATTCTCTACTCACAAATTCAACCCATTCCGGGCATTCTCGAAACCCTGACCTGCTTGGCCGTTAATATGGAATAG
- a CDS encoding AAA family ATPase has product MKLAISGKGGVGKTTLTALLAQAYAAVGREVLAVDADPSPCLAGALGFPEEKLAKLKPIAEMDKLIEERTGAKPGTTGGFFTLNPRVDDIPERFSVLHRGVRLLEMGSVDLGGSGCICPEAAMLKTLFTHLLFRDEDVLFMDMYAGVEHLGRATVDFVDAMIVVVEPTRRSIGTARQIKKLANDIGLQRLWLVGNKVRNPDEENFLRAESPGIPVLGFLPADMGVQEADRLGIPVYDHVPTLKVSAEKMAQILAKEISNRSKA; this is encoded by the coding sequence ATGAAATTAGCTATTAGTGGTAAAGGCGGGGTGGGCAAAACTACGCTCACCGCGCTATTAGCTCAAGCCTATGCCGCTGTCGGCCGCGAAGTTTTAGCTGTAGATGCTGATCCATCCCCATGTCTGGCGGGAGCATTGGGTTTTCCCGAAGAAAAACTGGCGAAACTAAAGCCCATCGCTGAGATGGATAAACTCATCGAAGAGCGCACGGGTGCAAAACCGGGCACAACCGGCGGGTTCTTCACCCTTAACCCGCGCGTGGATGATATTCCGGAGCGCTTTAGCGTGCTGCACCGCGGTGTGCGCTTGCTGGAGATGGGTTCAGTCGATTTGGGTGGTTCGGGATGTATTTGCCCGGAGGCCGCCATGCTCAAGACACTCTTCACACATTTGCTTTTCCGCGACGAAGATGTGTTATTTATGGATATGTATGCCGGTGTAGAACATCTCGGGCGTGCCACGGTGGATTTTGTGGATGCGATGATTGTGGTCGTTGAACCGACGCGTCGCAGCATTGGCACCGCGCGCCAGATTAAGAAACTTGCCAATGATATTGGGCTGCAACGTCTCTGGCTTGTCGGGAACAAGGTCCGCAACCCGGATGAAGAAAATTTCCTTCGAGCAGAATCACCCGGAATTCCAGTTTTGGGCTTCTTGCCTGCCGATATGGGTGTTCAAGAAGCGGATCGGCTGGGAATCCCGGTTTATGACCACGTACCCACTTTAAAGGTATCTGCCGAAAAAATGGCACAAATTCTTGCAAAAGAGATCAGCAATAGGAGTAAGGCATGA
- a CDS encoding formate transporter FocA, whose protein sequence is MNELRIDALLPTEIARRAEYIGVRKTEISTMRIFALALLAGAFIAMGAVFQTTVATGTEGQFPYGVTKLLVGLVFSLGLVLVVIGGAELFAGSNLIVMAWASGKISAKALLRNWLIVYLGNFVGAVSTALLVFLSKQYIFSDGGVGITALNIANSKVELEFIPALVLGILCNALVCLAVWLTFSARSVIDKIAAIIFPISAFVAAGFEHSVANMYFVPMGLFIKNLDPAFYYSTGLALPNLTWGAFFIKNLLPVTIGNIIGGSLFVAGIYWVIFLREIE, encoded by the coding sequence ATGAATGAGTTGCGAATCGATGCGTTATTGCCGACCGAGATCGCCAGGCGGGCAGAGTATATTGGTGTTCGCAAGACCGAAATCAGCACCATGCGAATATTTGCATTGGCGTTATTGGCGGGGGCTTTTATTGCTATGGGCGCGGTCTTTCAGACAACCGTGGCAACCGGTACAGAGGGACAATTTCCCTATGGTGTGACAAAATTATTGGTGGGTTTGGTTTTTAGCCTGGGGTTGGTTTTGGTGGTGATTGGTGGCGCAGAGTTGTTTGCAGGCAGCAATCTGATTGTCATGGCCTGGGCCAGCGGCAAAATCAGCGCCAAAGCGCTGCTGCGCAACTGGCTGATCGTTTATTTAGGAAATTTTGTTGGCGCTGTCAGCACAGCCTTACTGGTTTTTTTGAGTAAGCAGTATATTTTTAGCGATGGTGGGGTAGGGATTACCGCACTGAACATCGCAAACAGCAAGGTTGAGCTAGAATTTATCCCCGCGCTGGTTTTAGGCATTTTATGTAACGCTTTGGTATGTTTGGCGGTGTGGCTTACTTTTAGTGCGCGCAGCGTAATTGACAAGATCGCAGCCATTATATTTCCGATCTCTGCGTTTGTTGCCGCAGGGTTCGAGCATAGTGTAGCTAATATGTATTTTGTACCAATGGGGCTGTTTATCAAGAACCTTGATCCTGCATTTTATTACAGCACGGGCCTGGCCCTGCCAAATCTGACCTGGGGCGCATTTTTTATAAAGAATCTATTACCTGTCACGATTGGCAATATCATTGGCGGCTCTCTATTTGTAGCAGGCATCTATTGGGTAATTTTCTTGCGCGAAATCGAATAA
- a CDS encoding AAA family ATPase, whose protein sequence is MDERINRVIGILNYKGGTGKTTTVVNLAAGLAQRGARVLCVDLDPQGNTAVHLGVKYNASLSELLRGQVEPSACIYPARHNLDIIPSDRSLVKAERELWELGNLRVARRVLSDKLRNADDNYSYIIVDFPPSITLISENGLLYVNELIIPMTMSHFSVLGTQQVIGTLKAVSRIPNHSIQLTGILPTVYTGHLRKDRQILDKLQRMFGEKIAPPIRNNVKLAEAPAQKQTIFEYAPRSNGAADYTAFVRFVIRADPYFASAPTQTIDQALRRPD, encoded by the coding sequence ATGGATGAACGCATCAACCGGGTGATTGGAATTTTGAATTACAAGGGCGGAACCGGAAAGACAACCACCGTTGTGAACCTAGCAGCGGGACTCGCTCAGCGCGGGGCGCGCGTGTTATGTGTTGACCTGGACCCCCAGGGAAATACAGCCGTCCATCTTGGCGTGAAGTATAACGCTTCCCTCTCTGAGTTACTACGCGGGCAGGTGGAACCATCGGCCTGCATCTACCCGGCACGCCACAACCTCGACATCATCCCCAGCGACCGCTCGCTCGTCAAAGCTGAGCGCGAACTCTGGGAACTGGGCAATTTGCGCGTGGCCCGCCGCGTGCTCTCCGATAAACTGCGTAACGCTGATGATAACTACTCCTACATTATCGTCGACTTTCCCCCCTCCATCACACTGATTAGCGAAAACGGGTTGCTCTACGTTAACGAGTTGATTATCCCCATGACGATGAGTCATTTCTCGGTGCTGGGCACGCAGCAAGTTATCGGCACGCTCAAAGCGGTCAGCCGTATTCCTAATCATAGTATTCAACTGACGGGTATTCTGCCAACGGTTTATACCGGACATTTGCGTAAAGACCGCCAGATTCTTGATAAATTGCAGCGCATGTTTGGCGAAAAAATTGCCCCGCCGATTCGCAATAATGTCAAACTGGCCGAAGCCCCAGCGCAGAAGCAAACCATCTTTGAGTATGCCCCACGCAGCAACGGCGCAGCCGATTATACGGCCTTTGTGCGTTTTGTCATTCGTGCCGATCCTTATTTTGCATCTGCCCCAACCCAAACTATCGATCAGGCGCTCCGCCGCCCAGATTGA
- a CDS encoding MTH1187 family thiamine-binding protein — protein sequence MNVIIDIAIVPIGVGVSLSKYVAACERVLLEAGLQPQLHANGTNVEGEWEVVFAALRRCHETLHSMGAPRVSTNLRLGTRNDRLQRMAEKIASVEEKLAEERT from the coding sequence ATGAACGTCATCATTGATATTGCGATTGTGCCCATCGGGGTTGGGGTTTCGCTCTCGAAATATGTGGCGGCCTGCGAGCGGGTGCTGCTCGAGGCCGGGCTGCAACCCCAACTGCATGCCAACGGTACCAATGTGGAGGGTGAATGGGAGGTCGTTTTTGCCGCCCTCAGACGCTGCCACGAAACCCTGCACAGCATGGGTGCGCCGCGGGTTTCTACCAATCTGCGTCTGGGCACGCGCAACGACCGTTTGCAGCGCATGGCAGAAAAAATCGCCAGCGTTGAAGAAAAACTCGCCGAAGAAAGGACATAA
- a CDS encoding AAA family ATPase, protein MTITIALAGKGGVGKTTIAGMVIKYLAENQPGAVLAIDADPSSNLNMVLGLDLDWTVGDIREDMLSQVRQSLTQTGAAMGALPGGITKAEHLDYEIRSSLAEGDKFDLIAMGRGEGPGCYCAVNHNMREVIDAIGGGYQFVVIDNEAGMEHLSRRTTRDVDHLLVVSDPTQRGIVTAERIAEMRAELDVNVTNAYLIVNRLMGEVPAPLQARIDKMSIPLLGTIPANEELTEFEFSGRPLVELGGQSPVYQAIAAMMEQMLA, encoded by the coding sequence ATGACCATCACAATTGCATTAGCTGGAAAAGGCGGCGTAGGAAAAACCACGATTGCCGGAATGGTGATTAAGTATCTGGCAGAAAACCAACCCGGCGCGGTTTTGGCTATTGATGCTGATCCCAGCAGTAATTTGAATATGGTGTTGGGGCTGGATTTAGACTGGACGGTAGGTGATATTCGTGAAGATATGCTTTCTCAGGTACGCCAATCGCTAACTCAAACGGGTGCGGCAATGGGCGCGCTGCCCGGCGGGATTACTAAAGCCGAGCATCTGGATTATGAGATTCGTTCTTCGTTGGCTGAAGGCGATAAATTTGATCTGATTGCGATGGGGCGCGGCGAAGGGCCGGGCTGCTATTGCGCTGTCAATCATAATATGCGTGAGGTTATCGATGCAATTGGTGGCGGCTACCAGTTTGTGGTCATCGATAATGAAGCCGGAATGGAACATCTCAGCCGCCGTACTACGCGGGATGTGGATCATTTATTGGTTGTCAGTGATCCAACGCAGCGCGGCATTGTGACCGCCGAACGCATCGCAGAAATGCGCGCTGAGTTAGATGTGAATGTCACCAACGCCTATTTAATTGTGAATCGCCTGATGGGTGAAGTTCCTGCTCCCTTGCAGGCACGCATCGACAAAATGAGTATCCCTCTTCTGGGCACGATTCCTGCCAACGAAGAATTAACAGAATTTGAATTCTCAGGTCGTCCGCTGGTCGAGTTGGGCGGTCAATCGCCCGTGTATCAGGCGATTGCCGCGATGATGGAACAAATGTTGGCATAA
- a CDS encoding 3'-5' exonuclease has protein sequence MNMSARAEAIRRAKEYLAQQPVFLDTETTGIGPNAEIVEISVVDFDGTVLVDTLVKPRGAIELGAQRVHGITAEMLDSAPGWDVVWPEVKIALAERAVGIFNADFDTRMMQQSHQLNRMQWQQPKGEYFCVMRLYAQFYGQWNSRRGSYRWQSLENARAQCRLQTPNSHRALDDTRLAREVLLYMAAARA, from the coding sequence ATGAATATGAGCGCACGCGCAGAAGCCATTCGCCGGGCAAAAGAATATCTGGCGCAGCAACCTGTTTTTCTGGATACCGAAACCACCGGCATTGGCCCGAATGCTGAAATTGTGGAGATCAGCGTTGTGGATTTTGATGGCACTGTATTAGTGGATACGCTGGTCAAGCCGCGTGGGGCAATCGAATTGGGCGCGCAGCGCGTCCACGGAATTACAGCGGAGATGCTGGACTCGGCTCCGGGGTGGGATGTGGTATGGCCTGAAGTGAAAATTGCCCTCGCGGAGCGCGCAGTTGGCATCTTCAACGCCGATTTCGACACTCGTATGATGCAGCAATCGCACCAACTCAACCGAATGCAATGGCAGCAGCCGAAAGGGGAGTATTTTTGCGTCATGCGCCTATATGCGCAGTTCTACGGGCAGTGGAATTCCCGACGGGGGTCGTATCGCTGGCAAAGCCTGGAGAATGCCCGCGCTCAATGTCGCCTGCAAACCCCCAACAGCCACCGCGCTTTGGATGATACGCGTCTGGCGCGTGAAGTGCTGCTCTATATGGCCGCCGCACGGGCCTGA
- a CDS encoding acetyl-CoA decarbonylase/synthase complex subunit gamma: MALSGIQIYKLLPQTNCKDCEFPTCLAFAMKLAAKQVELSLCPHVSEEAEAQLSEASAPPVRPFALKSNGYEVKAGNEVVLFRHEKTFYSHPGLFLRVYDSQSADDIQAKIKPADAYKVDYVGINLEMSGLAVQAAGGDFAAAVKVVREASHRPLILIGEPDALKAGLAVLDGSEKVMLCHATSENWEAMAALAKEADAALSIAADNLDEMIELSKKIVDAGVKNIVLSPTQRGFRGTLVANTTARRMAIKSSFRPLGFPIINFPGDAGDAATEVVLAGQAIGKYAGFIVLDHFTPEAVYPLLVLRENLYTDPQKPIQVQPGVYEINNPGPDTPVLVTTNFSITYFSVANEVESAGVPAWLLVTEAEGMSVLTAWAAGKFDAEVIAKDVKRFNVADKVSTKKIVLPGHTAVLSGELEEELPDWEVKVGPREAVDLPAYMKQAV, from the coding sequence ATGGCTCTATCAGGAATCCAAATTTATAAATTACTTCCGCAAACCAACTGCAAGGATTGCGAGTTCCCCACTTGCCTCGCCTTTGCAATGAAATTGGCCGCCAAACAAGTTGAGCTTTCGCTGTGCCCGCATGTCAGTGAAGAAGCCGAGGCCCAGCTTTCGGAAGCCTCCGCGCCGCCCGTGCGCCCCTTTGCGCTCAAATCGAATGGCTACGAAGTCAAAGCTGGCAACGAAGTTGTGCTCTTCCGCCACGAAAAAACCTTCTACAGCCATCCGGGGTTGTTCTTGCGAGTGTACGATAGCCAATCGGCTGATGATATTCAGGCCAAAATAAAACCGGCAGATGCTTATAAGGTGGATTATGTTGGCATCAATCTGGAAATGAGCGGCCTGGCCGTTCAGGCGGCTGGCGGCGATTTTGCTGCCGCGGTGAAGGTTGTGCGTGAAGCCAGCCATCGCCCGTTGATCCTCATCGGCGAGCCGGACGCGCTCAAAGCGGGTTTGGCGGTTCTCGATGGGAGCGAAAAGGTGATGCTCTGCCACGCCACCAGCGAAAATTGGGAAGCGATGGCTGCCCTGGCGAAAGAAGCCGATGCCGCCCTCTCCATCGCCGCCGACAATCTGGACGAGATGATTGAACTTTCGAAGAAAATTGTCGATGCAGGCGTGAAAAATATTGTACTTTCGCCTACGCAGCGCGGTTTCCGCGGCACGCTGGTTGCCAATACCACGGCGCGGCGCATGGCGATTAAATCAAGCTTCCGCCCGTTGGGATTCCCGATCATCAACTTCCCCGGTGATGCAGGCGACGCCGCAACAGAGGTTGTTTTGGCTGGACAAGCCATCGGAAAATATGCTGGCTTCATTGTGTTGGATCACTTCACCCCGGAGGCCGTTTACCCCTTGCTGGTGCTGCGCGAAAATCTCTACACCGATCCGCAAAAACCCATCCAGGTGCAGCCTGGCGTCTACGAAATTAACAACCCCGGCCCCGATACGCCGGTGCTGGTGACCACCAATTTCAGCATCACCTACTTTAGCGTTGCCAACGAAGTCGAGAGCGCCGGAGTTCCGGCCTGGCTGCTGGTAACTGAAGCCGAAGGCATGAGCGTGCTGACGGCCTGGGCCGCCGGAAAATTCGACGCCGAAGTGATTGCGAAAGACGTCAAACGCTTCAACGTGGCCGACAAAGTAAGCACCAAAAAGATCGTGTTGCCCGGCCATACGGCTGTGCTTTCCGGTGAACTTGAAGAAGAACTCCCCGATTGGGAAGTCAAAGTTGGCCCGCGTGAGGCCGTAGACCTGCCTGCGTATATGAAACAGGCTGTTTAA